One part of the Lotus japonicus ecotype B-129 chromosome 2, LjGifu_v1.2 genome encodes these proteins:
- the LOC130736394 gene encoding uncharacterized protein LOC130736394: MGKMKLRGRKGLILVGGVPTLQERSTLFIDRISELVGYLHIRELFAQIGRVSKVFVQRSRKVGRNFRFGFVHFMSKAHAEEAIARLNGTKLGGIHLSVTVARYPVSGSSSRAQGTVGKSVLQRGVSSVLQKGAVKGVRALLHSL, translated from the coding sequence ATGGGGAAGATGAAGCTGAGGGGGAGGAAGGGGTTGATTCTCGTCGGAGGGGTGCCGACTCTGCAGGAGAGGTCCACTCTCTTCATCGACAGAATCTCGGAGCTGGTGGGTTATCTTCATATCAGAGAGCTTTTTGCTCAAATTGGAAGGGTTAGCAAGGTTTTCGTTCAGCGTTCTCGCAAGGTGGGTAGGAATTTCAGATTTGGGTTTGTCCATTTTATGTCCAAGGCTCATGCAGAGGAGGCAATAGCTCGCCTCAATGGGACCAAGCTCGGCGGAATTCATCTTTCGGTGACAGTGGCGAGGTACCCTGTGAGTGGTTCGTCTTCCCGGGCTCAAGGGACGGTGGGTAAGTCTGTTCTTCAGAGAGGGGTGTCCTCTGTTTTGCAGAAAGGGGCTGTTAAAGGAGTCAGGGCGTTGCTTCATTCGCTCTAG